The following proteins are encoded in a genomic region of Rissa tridactyla isolate bRisTri1 chromosome 5, bRisTri1.patW.cur.20221130, whole genome shotgun sequence:
- the FGFBP2 gene encoding fibroblast growth factor-binding protein 2, translated as MKSFALLFLVVICGMGGLGQKLKPKKRSNGEEINFRTKTKDVCTMSMSGDEEMKLRIECKSQGMSYWCEFTGKPSVCRAFRNNPKIYWNQIAVELRKLPHACESTQVLKTTMCQKAPTEALMKQIAAGMEPEDLANQDKSVQKTSTSMRGAGKSSVKKIGKLPILPLIRPTQHGQGSENETEAMKLAREHCWESLHGFCSYIIGIFRG; from the coding sequence ATGAAGAGTTTTGCTCTTCTTTTCCTAGTAGTCATCTGTGGCATGGGAGGATTGGGACAGAAGCTGAAGccaaagaaaagaagcaatggTGAAGAAATCAATTTTCGGACTAAAACCAAAGATGTTTGCACAATGAGCATGAGTGGGGACGAGGAGATGAAACTTAGAATTGAATGCAAAAGCCAAGGCATGTCCTACTGGTGTGAATTCACTGGCAAGCCATCAGTCTGTCGTGCTTTCAGAAACAATCCAAAGATTTACTGGAATCAGATTGCTGTGGAACTTAGAAAGCTCCCACATGCTTGTGAATCCACACAAGTGTTGAAGACCACCATGTGCCAAAAGGCTCCCACAGAGGCTCTCATGAAGCAAATAGCTGCTGGTATGGAGCCGGAAGATCTAGCAAACCAAGACAAATCAGTCCAGAAAACTTCCACTTCTATGAGGGGAGCAGGGAAAAGCTCTGTTAAGAAAATAGGGAAACTTCCAATACTACCTCTTATAAGACCAACCCAACATGGTCAAGGGTCTGAAAATGAAACGGAAGCAATGAAACTGGCACGGGAACATTGCTGGGAATCCCTGCATGGTTTCTGCTCCTACATTATCGGCATCTTTAGAGGTTAA